Proteins encoded within one genomic window of Bacteroidia bacterium:
- a CDS encoding type III pantothenate kinase: MALYNEKMWAASWRIHSDQMKTSDEYLVI, encoded by the coding sequence ATGGCCCTCTACAATGAGAAGATGTGGGCTGCTAGTTGGCGGATTCATAGCGACCAGATGAAAACAAGTGATGAGTATCTTGTAATC